caacatAAAGAAACAAGAAGAGGAGTATAAGGATTTGATGTCTATAACTGACATGGCAAATCAATGAATGGATAGATAAAATTTAATATggcaaagagaaaaaggaaaatcttcCGGTAATTCTtcctatatttcttttcaaatatcCATGGGATTCTCAAAAATTGGCTTTAGATAAATGGCACAATCTTTTTTTAGAATGGTAGAGTGGGTAGAGTTTTTATTGTCCTGTACCTAAAACCATtggattcttttcttttggttgtAAGTTGCCCTTTTAGGTGAGCTATAACCAATGAACAACGGGGATCAAACTTAGGTGGTGGTGTGGTTGAAAATGGAAATTGAACCTCAGGTTGGTTTGAGTAGCTTTTAATCATATGATGAAAATAAAACCATTTGTGTCTACTCTGTAGGCTTGGGCCCTATGGCTGTGAATATGTTGTATATCAATGCTAGTTTTACATGGATCTTAGTTCATTTGtttgtctttcttttgctgtttaggTGTAGAACTGACATTGAATTGTGTTTATTGGCATTTTCTGCGTCTTCTTATATGTTATACTTATGCACATGGCAGGTTGACTCTTTCCATGTGCTGCGTAAGAGTGATCCTCCTTTTGTCCATCCTGCAATATTCATGAAGCAAGGACTCGCTTCTTTTGTACGTCTGAAGCCTCTCCCCCCTCCCCCTACACCTTTTCTAtctaattaatatatattataccATGCATATGTGCCTTGTTTTTATTCCCTTCAAACTTTCAAAAGTTGACTGTGATCTGATGTATCACTATTTTTTCTGGCAGATATAGTTTGTTGAAGATTTATGTCTCTTTAAGCATGTCTAGCTAGTATTAATCCAAGATCTGTTTGAATGTGGTATTTCTAGCTAGTATCAAGTGAAAACATTACCCTTGTGCCCCTTGCCATCCATACCCACATGCCCTTCTCCGATGTCCTGCTGGGAGAGGATTGTCTCAATATGTGTAACCTTCCAAAATGATTGGCTTCTCATTTTGATCATTGAGTTTTACCGTAGAAAAACTTAAGCATTTTGCCGAGAAAATTATATATTGGATTAACTTTGTAGTTTCCTTGCTTCATTGGTTAGTGTTGCATATTTTGCCTTGCTTTTTAGGATCAATTGCATGTATATCTAGGTCTATTATTTAGTTGCTTTGGGCATTTTGGGTTCAGGTTACTTTCGCTGTCACCCACTTTAATGATCCAAGGATATCGAGTGCCGAGCTGAAAGATCTTCTTCTGCAGTCTATATCCGTCTTGGTACAGTACAAAGAATTTTTAGCAGTTTTTGAGCATAATGAAGCAGCAATACAGAGAATGCCCAAAGCACTATTATCAGCTTTTGATAATAGGTCCTGGGTCCCTGTAACAAATATTCTTGTGCGGCTTTGCAAAGGATCCAGTTTTGGTTCTTCCAAGCGTGGTGAGTCATCATCATCAGTTGTTTTCCAGGTAAGACCCGTCATGCTTTCGTCCTTTTGATAATATTTTGATCATTAACTCTTTTATTTTACATCCATTAACAAATATAGTTGAAGTGTTCTTTTACTTTTTACAGAAATTGCTGCGAGATGCTTGTGTTCAGGATGAAGAACTTTTTTCAGCTTTTCTCAATCGTCTGTTTAACACCCTGAGCTGGTCAATGACTGAATTCTCTGTTTCAATTCGAGAAATGCAGGAGAACTATCAGGTAGTTGGCTTGTGAGGCTGTACATATTCATTTTATCACCCCTACTGTGGTTGATTTTCATGTTCTTCCCATGTCAGTAGTTTTTTCTAATTGATTTAAATGGATAATGAAATTATCTCCTGTTATTGACTTCATTTATGCATAGACTGCATGTGAGTTGGATACGAGATAGAGGTAAATACATTCTTCAATAGGCCAGGCCATATCTACTGCCAGTGAAGTTTTTAGGGAAATAACTGAATATTTGGATCAAGTTATTGTCTATTTTTTCCTCCATCTGTTTCCTTGACATTCTTGTGGCATCCTTTTTAGGTGGTGGAGTTTCAGCAGAGGAAATGTAGTGTTATATTTGATCTCTCTTGTAACCTTGCAAGGGTGTTAGAGTTCTGTACTCGTGAGATACCCCAAGCATTTCTTTCGGGGGCAGATACAAATTTGAGAAGGCTGACTGAATTAATTGTGTTTATACTTAACCAATTGACTTCGTCAGTTGATCCAGAATTTCTAGACCTGTAAGTTTGTGGATGTTCTTGTTACATTTAACATGTTGTCACTTATGACGAATCTCGACTTCTGTGGTGTGCTATCCTAATCTTTCTTGCTGCTCTTCATTCATGTACTGTTTTCTTGGATAGATGGATGATAACATTAGTTAACATATTTGTGGTGGTAGAAGTGCTGTTATAGTTTCCTAAATTTTTTGTGTACTGCATTTTGGTTTTGTTAGGTTTAGCAACGAGGCTTTGTAATTTCTTGTGGTCTAGAAATTTACTAATTCATCTCAATCTAAAGCCTTAGTACCTGCAAAGCAAACAATGGAAGAGCAAGAATTTATTTAGATTGTATATACTCATAAGGCTAACTAAAGATAGGGAAAAATCCAGAAGCTTAGTTGAtgtttccctgaaattttggtTTCCATGTTGACTTGATATCTAGGAGAATGCTTATAAGTATAAACCACAGAAGTTGGTTAtcgacaaatttcaattgatgtgCATGCAGTGTTGTATATAATTCCTCCACATGTGATACTGCTTAATCATATTGATCAGTTCATTTTATCCTTCTTGCATATGAAAGTGGACtatgctttaaaaaaaaaattaatgaactACAGGAGTTTGGTTTATCCCTCCAAGTTTGATGCAGTTATAAAAGTTTCAAGTTCAGATGACTGAATTTAGTGGTATTGCAAGATTTGCCCTTGTATGTATCTCAATGTTGGTTTTTCACAAAACAAGTTTGTTGTGAACTTCTAGGAGGAGAATAAGTTGGTTGCAAGATTGGAACTTATGGGAATAAGATATTTCAGAACTTATTCTTCAGATTTCTTTATGCTATTCTTGCAGGTCCATTAGGCGTCCTGGTCAGTCTCCAGAGAAGGTTAATGGTGGCATGATCTTAGGACCGCTGGCTGGTATCATTTTGAATTTGTTGGATGCTAGACAAGAGGCAGACTGCGGAGATCATAATGACATTGTCAATATATTTGCTAGCATGGACTGTGCTGAGACTGTCCTTCGTGGATTCTACCTCTTAGAATACAATTGGGTTAGTAATTGATTCTGTTCTCTGCTTAGATCCGTTTGGAGTATTACATAATACATTAATagcttgtcttttttttttttttcaatttattttGCTTTTCAAGTTGGTAGAATTATGCCCATGGGCatatatggttttttttttaaaaaaaaaaatcaggggCAATGGAGTTCTTGGGGGCCCAGATTGTATGTATGGTTTGTTTAGGGCGATAGCAACTCTTTTCTTGGTGGTATAATAATTCAATGTTCAACTTGTGGTTTTCGGAAGATTGTATATCCATTCTTTCCACTTTATCTTTTTGCTAAATCTTGTTCATGAACTTGTAGGCTGGTTTGGTTAAGGGTGTTGATGATATCTCAAAGCTCAAGCAGCTAGAGACCTTATCAAGCCTGCTGATATGCCAGAAGGAGTCTCAAGAATTTGAGGGGATGGTTTGTGCCGGAGAAAGTAATTCTGATGACAACATATGCTGCATCTGTTATGCATGTGAAGCAAATGCTCAGTTCGTACCTTGTTCTCATTCTTCTTGCTTTGGATGCATAACGAGGCACCTCCTTAACTGCCAGAGATGCTTCTTTTGTAATGCAACTGTCACAGAAGTTGTGAGAACTGAAGCAGAAGCAGCAAATACGGCATGAGGTCTTCCTCTCAAcactctcttttttgttttttctcatTAGTGGTAGTTTcttgttgtttcttttctttggtttcGGATTGGGGCTCTTCCGTGAAGCTTCTGACTGTATCTAAGAGGAAAATGGTATACCTTATAGGTCAAACATACTACATTTTTAGCTTCATCATCGCAAGGCAGAATTTTATCAGTGTATATAGATAGATGGATAGGGTTTGGAaggagatttaaaaaaaaaaaaaaaaaacaaatcacAGGGGATGGGAAAATTGGGGTAGGGCTGAAGTTTTGTTAGCAGAATTTGAGGGCATTACATTGTAAATACACGAGTTTCAATTGAAATGAAATCTTTCCAGCCCTCTGTGTTTGCCTGCTCTCCTCTGTTCCTGTTCAAGAACACAAGTTTGTGTGTGTTTGCATGCTTTCCTGTGTGTGTGTGCGTTCCTGCTGGGCCTAAAGCAAAGATAGGACATAGTGCAATATGCTGAATATGAGGATTGATATGTAGATTACAAAGTTTCTGTATTgcaattttcaccaaaattttttctaattatttttttgatCTCACAGACATCGAATTGCTATAGTACATTTGTctaaaaaacttttaaaaataggaatttaaacaggtttttactatttatttcttgaaataaagaagttttaattttttttaccaGTATTGTAAATCATTCTAAATAGTAGGGCTGACAGCGGTTCGATGGCAATAGAAGAGGTTTTGGTCTGAAAAATTTCGCCTTCATTCAAGTTTGAAGTTACAGTTGGCTCTGCATTCAATTTTGAGAAACTCTTTCAACAATTTGTAATTTGTTAAAGACAATTTTTGAAACAGTAATGTGTTAAAACCTAGCACTCAATTGTCAAAAGTACGTGTCAACTTAAATTATAAAATCATCCTACGTGAGATTAATAGAACTTGTTTGAAGTTTGCTCTAATTCGAGCTTGTTTAGCTCTTGAAAGTCGAGCTCAATTTTATTTTGCCTTGTTCAAACTCGACATCGTGCAAATTGAATCCAATCCAAGTTTAACTCGAGCTTAATTAAGCCTAATTGAGTTTAAgaaatataaatttctatttcATATTATTTTAAACAAGGGACAAAATAGACATTTCAACAGTTCCCTTAGTACCCGAACAAATCATGGTCTGCAAAAGCCAATAACGACGATGCTTCTCGACTTCACGTGCGGGCAAGCCAACttaaatgacaaaattaccctCAGCCTTGATTCTTACGGTTACGGCTGGCTCTTGCAAAATCCTTCAAAAAACTCATCGGTGCCAGTGTGCCACTTCGAAGATGTcgaagagagagagcaattccTTCAGACTTCAGAGGAGTGAAGCGCTTTTTCTCTCACACACAACACACAGTTGGCAGTACTTCACGCTTATTAATTATTTGTTTGTTACTGTATAGCTACCGTGTGACTGTGTGAGAGAGGGGTGGTGGAAGGAAAATGTTGAGTACACTGAAAATTCAGCCGAAAACGACGCCGCCTCGAGTTTATCCCAGGTGTAATGCCGGAGGATTCAGTAACCATCGCCGTTTTAATTTACCGTTGAATAGAAACCGGCGGTTTGTGTCCGTGTCTTTGGAGCAAGCTGAGTCGTCGGATTCATCCTCTCATCTGACCTCCACCGTCGGATCATCATCTTCTTTATCTCCCGTTCAATGGACCCTGCCCAGTCGCCACCTTAGCATTCTCAATTACACCGCTTGCGCGGTACGGTTTCACTCTCTCTAATTTATTGTTCTTATTTCAATTCTTCATATTTTGATCTTTACCgctttcattttggtttgttttaAGGGAAttaatgaaatcaattgattaaATTCCATGATTTTGTGGGAGTTATTAGAACCCTGAATTGGGTTTAAGTGTTTTAGATGATTGTGTTAATGTAGATTGAAAATTTATATTACTGAATTCACCCGCCGACGCGGggctcccaaaaaaaaaaaagagtgaaatAAAATGGAAGTTCATCTGAATGGGGTTTGATGTTTTTAATTGAAGTGATTTACCTAATAAATTAAcagtttttgtgtgtgtgtgtagtgTGTGCGAGTGTTCCCTCTACATTTTGATTGAAATGAAgcacagaaaaagaaaagcccATTTATGGCGCATAATAACTTCCCAAAATTCTGCGCAAAGTTGGAGTTATGTAATAAAGCTAATGAGTAACATGAGGAAAGAGTGGGAAAGATTTACAAATTTTCAGGTTTGCTTAATATGGGATTCATCGATTTTTTTGCAGGTAGCAATATCAGCAGCCTGGCTTTTCTGCTGGGCGATTCCAACAATGCTGGTTAGTAATGGGATTTGTTTTTTAGTTGCAAGCATGTTCTGTTCATTGGGTGTTTTGTCaacattttggttgaaattcatgcattcactATAAAAGGGAATTTAAGTTTGATGGCCCTCAAATTTCTTTAAGCAAATTGGAGATTGAATTTTAATATATTAATCATGGTTTAGGTGTAATTGATTGATAATCTTGGATCAGAGAGCTGTGATTTGTTAGATGCATCATTGCTACAGTCTTGTACTACCAAAGAATTGACAAACTGGATTCAACGTGACAAGTCATTGAATCCCAAGGCCCATTGTCATGTTAAGCAATTTCGTTTTTCCAAATAAAGTCAATGCAATTATGATGTAAAATGTGTTTGAATTTTAGCTTTTTAGAGTTCGTACTGGCAAATAGAACTAGCTTCTGTCAGGAAAATAATAATTGACTATTGTGATATTCTTGAAGGCTTTTAAGAGAGCAGCTGAGTCTTTGGAGAAGTTAATGGACGTCACAAGAGAGGAGCTTCCTGATACAATGGCTGCAGTTAGATTATCTGGGATGGAGATAAGTGACCTAACCATGGAGCTTAGTGACATTGGGTGAGGATAATATGGTGAAGCTTGAATTTTGCTTGATAAGTTGTATCATTATTTTCAGATTTTATATTTGACTTGTCTCGATGATTTTGCAGTCAAGAAATTACACAAGGTGTCAAAAGTTCTACTCGAGCTGTTCGGGTGGCGGGGGAAAGATTGAGGCGGTTGACTAATATGTCTCCTTCAGGTTATTAATTTGAGAATTGGCGGTGTCTTACTGGTTGTCTTTAATAGTAATTTGGGGAGATAAATTTCACTTCATCTTTACTTGTTTAGTGCCCGTGCAGGTGGTAGCTCCGATGGAGGCGAAGGATAAAGTACCAGTTCTAGCTAGAACAGCAAGAGGCATAAGGATTGGGATTGTAAAGGGTCGTGGattttttcaaatgattttcacCCTCACTCATTTTTATAGGATTGTCTTGAACTTCGTCAAAGGTCGAGCTAAGGCATGAATTGAGATCTTGGAAGTCACATGTTACTGGGAGAATCATTTAGTTCTGTATATATCTTTTTGTAGTAATGTGTGGTTGCTAAGTTGCTATTCAATTACCGCTGATTTTATGGATTGTTGATCTTATTTTTTCGAGTAGAAACAATATGAATATTTGGAACCTCGTGCGTTTCTTCTACAATTTGCTCAACTAGCGGAGACGTTTTTCATACTTAAAAATGTCGATAGGAGCTTCGATGATATGTTTGCTTCAGGGACAGAAAATTTCAGATCTTATGACGGAATATACCAGATATAGAAGGTTTGTGCAGTGAAGGAACATAAGTTGGGCTTTTCTATTGAAAATCTTGATGGGATTAACTCTGCCTGGTTATATAGCGTTTCAGGCGGGTATGGTTAACATATGTACATGGTTTTCTCAGGCATATCTGGCGATGGACCTCGTGTCCATCTGGATCAGAGGGAACTGTTGGAGATTGTATTGACTCTTGAGCTTCATGTAAGGGGATTTGCTGCATTATGTTTCTCTCGTACccaccaaataaaaaaaaaaaatcaaaaaggggAGAGAAAGGGGATTTGTTTAATTCTGATTCTAAATGTACTGATTGCGGGTTGTGTTCTTTGTGtgggcggggggggggggggggggggggggggtttggaCGAATTGGATACATGTTCATTGTAAAGCATGAAAAAATTAGAGATACCTTGCTACAGGTTTCTTGCGAAGCTACAGGCCTCAATAACAAGTTTCAGTAATATTTTCTTGCCCACTTTTGTGGTTAGGTTGCTCTTGCCTCTTGGCATTCTTTCTTGATGCCAAAATTAAGGGGAAGTTTTAACAGCTGAAGCATCCTCTGTCCATCGTTGAAATGTGACATTCGGATGGGTTCCGGAGTTATCCCATCAAAGAATATAATCCACATGCCGTTATAAGAGTAATTAATCAATGCCTACAAATCTGTCAGCATCTTTTGCTTGACATTTACATTGGAGTTGTCTAACAAATGTCCGATAGACATTATTTAAGTTGTATTTCATTCATgtgttaaatttttaaaaataaaattaatctaAAAATGTATATAAATTCAACGGAGGGTAATAATTAATTATCATTGTGTGCGTGTACATGATAAGTTATGTGTATGTGTAATTGAAGTACGTTAACGAATTTCTATTGACCATCctttgcttaaatttgtttatttACTGAAATCTCGAGGCAAAGGAGTAATACAACATCTGATCTTCCTTAACTGCAGTACTTCACTCTATAGAATTTCGAACCCACATAGATAATTCAATTCCCAACTAGTATTTTCTTAAACAAGTTTTTGTATTCAGTAGTATGAAGAGACTCTGGCTAAGAGTGATTCTGAGAATCAGAACATAAGCTGTACTAAGGTGAACTGAGACCTGTTACATATGGAGTTAGGAATTTCTTATGCTTGCTTCGTGCACCTGTTCTCAACTCCTTGTACACGCTTATTTCTTTCTCTCCATCAATGGTGGTGCAGTATAACCCAAGAATATCCATCAATATAAACTtcaattgtcaaaaaaaaactCTGCAGACGGTACGTTATCGTTTGGATCCAAAATCTCTAATTTTCAATTTCTTACGACTAAAAGGTGATTAAAAGGTGACTTTGATTCAAGTTTGACAACAAATGACTTGACTTTAGTTTACAGACATTATATAAGACAAAGTGTTACGGCgttattttaacaaaatttcTAAATTGTTTTTTTCTATAGCAGTAATATTAGTCCAACTACATATTACTCGAAAAACAAAAATGGCGACAATTAATGACAATGTTAGACTTGGCACACTTGAAGATTATTGGAATAACTGTCATACAACATACAAACCACTGCAGGAAATTTTCAACACTATCATgctggattgtattcaaataatttttgtttgattgtttttatgagtttcaattgtaaaattaaaatgaataataacttaatgatgtgttgatattttagtacttgattatttattaaaatttaactataataaaattttattaacccagcgggaaaaattttattaaccccgcggggaCGGGGCGGAGCGGGGGGAGTTTGTAGGTAGCGGGGCGGGGaatgggggaggggtcccccgccccaaccccggcCCGTTGCTATACCTAGATATATGTGACAGAAATTTTGGTATTAGCTTGTAAATTGTTTTGGCCTTTTTCTAATCAAATAAACTTGAGCTGAACATTCCTGCATGCATGATTGCCTTCTCCAGCTACGGTGTCACGATAGCAAACCAACCCCAAGCGGTGAGATTTACAACGGTATATACCACATCTTGGCTGTTGGAGGGCAAAATAATAGTCTAGAGAATTAATAGAGAAGGGGAAGAATTAAGAAAATCACCGGTTGTTCCCATGCGTTGTTCTGAAAAATGTTGGAATTTAAAACTCATGCATTGAGTCTCTATTCTGTCACTGATCGATCAAACTTCTTGATTAGTTGCAAGGGATCTTTTGAGCACTAAGAAATCAAGAATTACCAGCAATAATTGTACTAACCCTAAAATATTATTCGAATATCCATGACTTGGATTGGTAAGGATATTCTATCTTCTATTACACTTCTTGATACTACACAATATTTTTATAACATGTGAAAATAAGCCAGTGGCAGCGGGGTACTAAATGTGTCAGCAAATGGCATTTTCAGAGACTCGATCAGTCTATGATCGTCAACTTTCTTGTTCGACTGCACATAAAAGAATATGAAGGTGCGAAGATCTAATGAATCTTAGGATTATGACTTCGAATATATTGTAATGAGAATTGATTTTATTCCACCCCCTTAATAACGCTATTTGTTTGAACTAAAGTTGAGATTTCACGAGTTAGAAATTCTGAGTTCAAATTTCATTAcgtgtgaaatttttttttattactatttACGGGTTCATTTTTATCGTTACTGAATTGTAATTCCTATCATATTTGGATTAGATTTGTTAATTGCATTAGATCTACAAGGACAACCTCCTTGTAATTaatgttgtaaaaaaaaaaaaaaaaaaaaaaaaagaacttagGTCGACATAATCACATGACTGCAAAATTCAAGCAACATATATTATAGAGAATGCAAGTAAAAACGTGCATCATCATGTCAATTCTCAATTTTACACGAAATCAACTTCATATGTTTAACATTTATTGCACATCACATTATGGCGATTTTCTTGCTAAGAAGAACAAATCCCACAGCAATATACAGAACATAGAGTTCAAGAACAATACAACACACAGTCGCATTACAGAGAGGAAAGGTAGTCTGAGGAAATTCATAAAGATGGCAAATGATGATTCATCTTCTCGATGCTTTCCATTTGACTTCCAAAAACTGCTTCAATGCTTGGGTCTCCAGAAGAAGATTCCCGGGTCAGAGGAAAACCCTTCTGCCATTGAACCCACTGCAGCAGTACGAACATCCCCctattttacttgttttattgttcataatgaccttttttttttgggtgaaccAATAGTTTAGTATTAGCAGTCACAGCTAACGATGGCCTGGGTAGCCATTAGGGATTTGAAGCAAACTGGGATTGCTTATaactctcttttgttttttttttttttttggtgagtaATTTTCTATGGTTTCGAGGGAAGGGAAAGTATAAGGGGACACAAATCCCACCTTTAATCCAAGAATTGCAATGGTATTACTCTTTTTCCAGATTTCACCAGCTGAATAGAGGTTCCAGCTACTCACGTGTCAATAGGTAGAGTCTTAATTAAATGCTCTCCTCATGACTTAAACTGGTTGGTACCTGTTTGGCACACAAGCTTTTAGCTTGGTTTTTAAtagacaagttttttttttttttactattttgtCTAAAGTAATCCTCTAAAAAAGcacaaattttgaaatatacatatcccaaaatatctaaaaacacacaattttttcactttctttccATCCTTTTCCTCCACCTCCCCCACCTCAATCCACTCCCAGCAGCCGGCGCTTTGCCGAGCTGGTAACCCGGAGAGTTTTACACGACCTAAAAGGTTGAGTTTGCCGGTGAATTCTATTTGGTAGAGACAAAAATGTTAAGTCTTTGAAACTCTTAACATATTTAGCATCACAATTTTTAAGATTTAGTTGTGGCACAAATAAGTATGTCACGATTAAGTGCTATCAAAGTTTTTATGATACTTTTGACAGTGTCGTGATTTTTTTCTATACGACTTACAATGACGCTTCGTTCTAGCGTCGGAATACCACCACTATAAATTATCTATGGCGCTTTTTCACAACCCTAAATACCCTAGTCTATTTTCTTGTAATG
The genomic region above belongs to Coffea arabica cultivar ET-39 chromosome 7c, Coffea Arabica ET-39 HiFi, whole genome shotgun sequence and contains:
- the LOC113738717 gene encoding uncharacterized protein isoform X1, which codes for MLSTLKIQPKTTPPRVYPRCNAGGFSNHRRFNLPLNRNRRFVSVSLEQAESSDSSSHLTSTVGSSSSLSPVQWTLPSRHLSILNYTACAVAISAAWLFCWAIPTMLAFKRAAESLEKLMDVTREELPDTMAAVRLSGMEISDLTMELSDIGQEITQGVKSSTRAVRVAGERLRRLTNMSPSVPVQVVAPMEAKDKVPVLARTARGIRIGIVKGRGFFQMIFTLTHFYRIVLNFVKGRAKA
- the LOC113738717 gene encoding uncharacterized protein isoform X2 yields the protein MLSTLKIQPKTTPPRVYPRCNAGGFSNHRRFNLPLNRNRRFVSVSLEQAESSDSSSHLTSTVGSSSSLSPVQWTLPSRHLSILNYTACAVAISAAWLFCWAIPTMLAFKRAAESLEKLMDVTREELPDTMAAVRLSGMEISDLTMELSDIGQEITQGVKSSTRAVRVAGERLRRLTNMSPSGGSSDGGEG